From one Paenibacillus terrae HPL-003 genomic stretch:
- a CDS encoding GNAT family N-acetyltransferase — protein MNEPDFSEIYAIMDASFPESECRSFESQKALLKHPSYRIMTEKNEQGNTVAFLAGWEFAYFRFVEHIAVDSRIRGGGLGKKLMSRFILQSDKPVVLEVEPPVDEWTRRRICFYERLGFHLNPFEYVQPPLREGQADLPLQIMSYPDALSEQAFAPFKQLLYTEVYGLKLK, from the coding sequence ATGAATGAACCCGATTTTTCTGAAATATATGCGATCATGGATGCTTCTTTTCCAGAATCAGAGTGCAGGTCGTTTGAGTCTCAAAAAGCTTTATTGAAGCATCCTAGCTATCGCATCATGACTGAAAAGAATGAGCAGGGCAATACAGTGGCCTTTTTGGCGGGCTGGGAATTTGCATATTTTCGGTTTGTAGAGCACATTGCGGTAGATTCCCGTATACGAGGTGGCGGATTAGGCAAAAAGCTCATGAGTAGATTTATCTTACAGTCTGATAAACCGGTAGTACTGGAGGTTGAGCCGCCAGTGGATGAATGGACCCGGAGAAGAATCTGTTTTTATGAACGTTTGGGGTTTCATCTGAATCCGTTTGAATATGTACAGCCTCCTCTAAGAGAAGGACAGGCTGATCTGCCGCTTCAAATTATGAGTTATCCAGATGCGTTGTCAGAACAAGCGTTTGCTCCGTTCAAGCAGCTTTTATATACCGAGGTTTACGGGCTTAAGCTTAAATGA
- a CDS encoding glycoside hydrolase family 2 TIM barrel-domain containing protein, with product MFGNSKVLFNDGWEFAKSDLGTAEWSGLAFESVDLPHDWLIYNTLDLYENSIGWYRKRFQASPGEREWLLAFDGVYMDSSVYVNGQWIGEWKYGYSSFEHNLTPALVEGENEVVVKVVHQSPGSRWYSGAGVYRNVWLKTRERNYIATDGIYVTTKQTEQGWTVEVETEAAVCEPLRLTHELRAGAEMVASVSEVVLPDSRPMVRSKLAFQAPSPRLWSVDAPWLYRLVTRLERMEPHAALEEIGQCIGFRHIEMDPQQGFLLNGGKVKLNGVCEHHDLGALGAAFNKTALRRRLALLKEMGVNAIRTAHNMPAPELMDLADEMGFLVVSEAFDMWERPKTPYDYARFFKDWMPKDVKSWIRRDRNHPSLIMWSIGNEIYDTHADERGQEVTLMLMREVELHDPKGNGWITIGSNFMPWENARKCADLVKLAGYNYGEKYYDQHHEEHPDWVIYGSETSSVVQSRGVYHFPLSKSILADDDEQCSSLGNSTTSWGAKSPEFCILTERDTSYSMGQFIWTGFDYIGEPTPYHTKNSYFGQLDTATFKKDPYYIYQSAWTDYKTRPMIHLFPYWDFNEGQLIDVRVASNAPRVELFFEGESLGSHEPQHEHGTGLVGWWQIPYRKGELKVVAYDENGCIIATDIKGSFGDASRIRLSPDKKQLVADGTDLIFLEIQMEDDQGRIVENANNRVHVQVGGAGRLLGLDNGDSTDFDPYKGTSRRLFSGKLMAIVGAGLEPGAITVKVSSAGLSDSVLQLESLPAHPGMIQGISAHICNQELPCIVGTAQEIPLRKMDIKSPMGQAFSKELQTIKVTVELYPANTSYTEVEWNAVNDAGIQSNIAKVEAKGHEAVVTALGDGEFRLRCTSRNGTDKTKLISQLEFKASGLGTAYLDPYCFISAGLYQYSKGEVGNGNDRGVATSRDGETQVGFRNIDFGAYGSDTIIIPIFALDDSPYALQIWEGMPGEDGSTLLADAVYQKPSRWNVYQEETYKLSKRLRGITSLCFVLWKKVHIKGFYFQKMSRALEQNHAGECDRIYGDSFQKARSCVEGIGNNVSLVFDNMDFGETGASKLTVYGRSPIDKNTLHIQFEGAKGESRQLVEFAYAEGYEERTFTLEPLKGPQKVTFIFLPGSNFDFGWFRFS from the coding sequence TTGTTTGGAAATTCAAAGGTGCTGTTTAATGATGGATGGGAATTTGCAAAAAGCGATTTGGGTACGGCAGAATGGTCGGGCTTGGCGTTCGAATCTGTGGATCTTCCCCATGATTGGTTGATTTATAATACGCTGGACTTGTATGAGAACAGTATTGGCTGGTATCGGAAGCGCTTTCAGGCATCTCCCGGCGAGCGGGAATGGCTGCTGGCTTTTGATGGGGTGTACATGGACTCTTCCGTTTATGTAAACGGACAGTGGATAGGTGAATGGAAATACGGGTACTCCTCCTTCGAGCATAATCTGACTCCGGCCCTTGTGGAGGGCGAAAACGAGGTTGTGGTGAAGGTGGTGCACCAAAGTCCCGGCAGCAGGTGGTATTCTGGAGCAGGGGTGTACCGGAACGTTTGGCTTAAAACAAGAGAACGCAATTATATTGCTACAGACGGCATTTATGTAACTACGAAGCAGACAGAGCAGGGCTGGACGGTGGAGGTTGAAACCGAGGCGGCGGTGTGCGAGCCGCTGAGGCTGACTCACGAACTGCGTGCTGGTGCGGAAATGGTGGCTTCCGTCAGTGAAGTGGTGCTGCCGGACTCCAGACCAATGGTTCGGAGCAAGTTGGCTTTTCAGGCTCCTTCCCCCCGTCTGTGGAGCGTGGATGCTCCCTGGCTGTACCGGCTGGTTACCCGGCTTGAGCGGATGGAACCGCATGCGGCGCTGGAGGAGATTGGGCAGTGCATTGGCTTCCGGCATATCGAGATGGACCCGCAGCAGGGATTTCTTTTGAATGGCGGCAAGGTGAAGCTGAACGGTGTGTGCGAGCACCATGACCTGGGGGCGCTCGGCGCGGCGTTCAACAAGACGGCTCTGCGGAGGCGGCTGGCGTTGCTGAAGGAGATGGGGGTCAATGCCATTCGTACTGCCCACAATATGCCTGCGCCTGAGTTGATGGATTTGGCGGATGAGATGGGTTTTCTGGTGGTGTCGGAAGCGTTCGATATGTGGGAGCGGCCCAAAACGCCTTATGATTATGCGAGATTTTTTAAAGATTGGATGCCTAAGGATGTAAAAAGCTGGATCAGGCGCGACCGCAACCATCCCAGCTTAATTATGTGGAGTATCGGCAACGAAATATATGATACCCATGCCGATGAGAGAGGCCAGGAAGTGACGCTGATGCTGATGCGGGAGGTGGAGCTGCATGACCCCAAGGGCAACGGATGGATAACGATCGGCTCCAACTTCATGCCTTGGGAAAATGCCAGAAAATGCGCTGACCTGGTGAAGCTGGCAGGCTACAACTATGGGGAAAAATATTATGACCAGCACCATGAGGAGCACCCGGACTGGGTTATTTACGGCAGTGAAACCAGTTCGGTGGTGCAAAGCCGCGGCGTCTATCACTTCCCCTTGTCCAAATCCATTCTCGCGGATGATGATGAGCAGTGCTCTTCATTGGGGAACAGCACGACCAGTTGGGGGGCAAAATCACCGGAATTTTGCATTTTGACGGAGCGGGACACATCGTATTCCATGGGTCAGTTTATCTGGACCGGCTTTGATTATATCGGGGAGCCAACCCCGTATCATACGAAAAATTCCTACTTCGGTCAACTGGATACGGCTACCTTCAAGAAAGACCCTTATTACATTTACCAGTCAGCCTGGACAGACTACAAAACCCGGCCCATGATTCATCTGTTTCCGTATTGGGACTTTAACGAAGGCCAACTGATCGATGTTCGTGTTGCTTCCAATGCTCCCCGGGTAGAGTTGTTCTTCGAGGGTGAATCCCTGGGCTCGCACGAGCCGCAGCATGAGCACGGAACCGGGCTGGTGGGCTGGTGGCAAATTCCGTACCGGAAGGGTGAACTGAAGGTCGTGGCTTATGATGAAAACGGTTGCATAATTGCCACCGATATTAAAGGCTCCTTCGGCGATGCCAGCCGCATCCGGCTTTCACCGGATAAGAAGCAACTGGTGGCGGACGGCACGGATCTGATTTTTCTGGAGATTCAAATGGAAGATGATCAGGGCCGAATTGTCGAAAACGCCAATAATCGGGTTCATGTTCAGGTGGGGGGAGCAGGCCGTTTGCTGGGGCTGGACAACGGGGACAGTACAGATTTTGATCCGTACAAAGGAACCAGCAGAAGGCTGTTCAGCGGCAAACTGATGGCTATTGTCGGGGCCGGTCTTGAGCCGGGAGCCATTACGGTTAAGGTATCCTCGGCGGGATTGTCTGACAGCGTGCTGCAACTGGAATCGTTACCGGCACATCCAGGAATGATTCAGGGCATATCGGCCCATATCTGCAACCAGGAGCTGCCTTGCATCGTTGGAACGGCACAGGAGATTCCGCTGCGCAAAATGGACATTAAAAGTCCTATGGGCCAGGCGTTCAGCAAAGAACTACAGACCATAAAGGTGACGGTCGAGCTGTATCCCGCAAATACTTCCTATACGGAAGTAGAATGGAATGCAGTGAATGATGCCGGTATCCAGTCCAATATTGCCAAGGTGGAGGCTAAGGGGCATGAAGCTGTCGTAACCGCTTTGGGTGACGGAGAATTTCGCCTCCGCTGCACAAGCCGCAATGGCACGGACAAGACCAAGCTGATCTCCCAGTTGGAGTTCAAGGCTTCGGGCCTGGGCACCGCTTATTTGGACCCTTATTGCTTTATTTCCGCCGGATTGTACCAATACAGCAAAGGCGAGGTAGGGAACGGCAATGACCGGGGCGTTGCCACCAGCCGCGATGGGGAAACCCAGGTGGGCTTCCGCAATATTGACTTTGGCGCTTACGGCTCCGATACGATCATCATTCCTATCTTTGCGCTGGACGATAGCCCGTATGCCCTGCAAATCTGGGAAGGCATGCCGGGCGAGGATGGCAGCACCCTTCTGGCCGATGCGGTCTACCAGAAGCCAAGCCGGTGGAATGTGTATCAGGAGGAGACCTACAAGCTTTCCAAGCGGCTTCGCGGCATTACCTCTCTCTGCTTCGTGTTATGGAAGAAGGTTCATATCAAAGGATTTTATTTTCAAAAGATGAGCAGAGCCCTTGAACAAAACCATGCCGGGGAGTGCGACCGCATCTATGGGGACAGCTTCCAGAAAGCCCGGAGTTGTGTTGAAGGAATCGGCAATAATGTGTCTCTAGTCTTCGACAATATGGATTTCGGCGAAACCGGGGCTTCGAAGCTGACTGTATACGGCAGGTCGCCAATCGACAAAAATACGCTGCATATCCAGTTCGAAGGAGCAAAAGGGGAAAGCAGACAACTTGTAGAGTTTGCGTATGCCGAAGGCTACGAGGAGCGCACCTTCACGCTGGAGCCGCTAAAGGGACCGCAGAAGGTTACGTTCATATTTTTGCCGGGTTCCAATTTCGACTTCGGCTGGTTCCGGTTTAGCTGA